CCACATCGTCCGGGCTTGTCGGCTCTTCGATGAAGAAGGGCTTGCAGAAGGAAAGCTGCTTCACCCAGTCTATGGCCTGATCAACTTCCCAGACCTGATTGGCATCGATCATCAGGTAGCGGTCTGGGCCAATCACTTCGCGGGCAATGCGCAGCCGTCGAATATCGTCCTCCAGATCGCGGCCGACCTTCATCTTGATGTGGTTGAAGCCCGCGTCGATTGCCTCCTGGCACAGTCGGCGCAACTTTTCATCGTCGTAACCCAGCCATCCGGCAGAGGTGGTGTAGCAGGCGTAACCTTCGCGTTCGAGGGTGGCGATGCGCTCTACCTTGCCCGCTTCGGCTCGTTTCAGGATCTCGATGGCTTCGTCGCGGGTCAGCGCGTCGGTCAGATAACGGTAGTCGACGATATCGGCGATATCTTCCGGCGTCATCTCGGCCACCAGCCGCCAGACGGGTTTGCCTTCCTGTTTTGCAAAAAGATCCCAGAAGGCGTTGACCACGGCACCGGTTGCCAGATGCATGGCGCCCTTGTCCGGCCCGATCCAGCGCAACTGGCTATCGCCCGTCAGATGGCGCCAGAATTTGCCGGGGGCTGCCTTGAAGGTTTCGAGATCACTTCCCACCACCAGATGGCGCATGGCGTCGATGGCCATGCAGCAGATGTCATTGCCGCGCCCGATGGTGAAGGTCAGGCCATGCCCGGCAAGGCCGGGCACGTCAGTTTCGAGGATCACATAGGCTGCCGAATAATCGGGATCCGGGTTCATGGCATCCGAACCATCAAGGCTCTGGGATGTCGGGAACCTGAGATCGACGATCCGCATGTCGGTAATCTTGGCCATGCTCATTCTCCGGGCAGCTTTATGAGGAAGAGACGATCAGGTATCGGCGCGGAAGGTCTGCTTCTGGGTGCCGAGGCCTTCAATACCGAGCTCGACCACATCGCCGGGCTTCAGGTAACGCGGTGGCTTCAGGCCCATGCCGACGCCCGGAGGCGTGCCGGTGGAAATCACATCGCCCGGATGCAGGCTCATGAACTGGCTGAGATAGGACACGAGGAAAGCCACGCCATAAACCATGGTGGCGGTGGAGCCGTTCTGCATGGTTTCGCCGTTGACCTTCAGCCACATGTTGAGGTTCTGCGGATCGGCAACTTCATCCTTTGTCACCAGCCAGGGGCCTATGGGGCCGAAGGTGTCGCAGGATTTACCCTTGGTCCACTGGCCGGAACGCTCGGTCTGGAAAGCGCGCTCGGACACGTCGTGACTGACGCAGTAGCCAGCCACGTAATCCAATGCTTCCGCTTCGGACACGTATTTCGCTTTTTTGCCGATGACGATGCCAAGCTCGACTTCCCAGTCGGTCTTTTCAGAGCCGCGCGGGATCAGCACATCGTCGTTCGGGCCGCAGATGGCGGAGCTTGCCTTCATGAAGATGACTGGCTCCGGCGGAACCGCCATGCCGGATTCTGCGGCGTGATCCGAATAGTTAAGGCCGATGCAGATGAACTTGCCGGTATTGGCGACGCAGGGGCCAAGACGTTCGGAAGCTGCCACTTCCGGCAGAGAAGATGCGTCCAGGGCAGCCAGCTTTGCCAGATTGGCCGGGTCCAGCACGGAGCCGGAAAGATCGGCCACATGAGCGGAAATATCGCGGATCTTGCCATTGGCATCCACCATGGCCGGACGTTCGGAACCGGGCGCGCCGTAACGAAGCAGTTTCATGTTCAAGTCCTTCTTGATGCGTGATTCAGATGGTCCAGCCGCCATCGATGGCGATGGCCTGACCGGATGTATAGGTGGCACCTGCCAGATAGACAGCGAGGTCTGCAATCTCTTCCGGGTCGCCAATGCGGCCGATCGGCTGGCGGGCCACGAAGGCGGCGCGGGCCTTTTCATAATCGCCCTGCGCACGCAGGCGCTCCTGCAGGGACGGGCTGTCGACCGTGCCCGGGCAGATGGCGTTGCAGCGAATATTGTGCGCCACATAGTCGGCGGCGACGGCCTTGGTCAGGCCGATCACGGCTGCCTTCGAGACGCCATAGGCGAAGCGGTTCGGCACGCCCTTGATGCTGGAGGCGACGGAGGACATGTTGATGATTGCGCCATCCTTGCGCTCGATCATGCCCGGAAGCACGGCGCGAATGGTGCGGATCATCGCCTTGACGTTGAGGTCGATCGCAAAATCGAGGTCGCTATCCTTCATTTCGAGGATGGAGCCGCCGTGGACGACGCCTGCACAATTGAACAGCACGTCCACCTGCCCGATGGAATCGACGCAGGCCGTCACGGCTGCCTCATCCAGCACGTCGAGCGTACGGGTTCTCAAGCCGCCGAGCTTGGGCAATTCCTTCAGCGTCTTCTCGTTGATATCCGTCGCATGAACCGTGGCACCCGCCTTGGCGAAGGCTATGGCGCTTGCGCGACCGATGCCTTGCCCCGCAGCGGTGATGAGTACCGTCTTCCCTCTCAGATCCGCCATGTTCGTCTCTTCTCCCGGCTCTCTGGCCTCTTTGTCGTAATGGCGCAGATTTTCCCCTCGCAGATCTGTTTGCAAGGACGATTTATGCAAAATCCGTCACACGCTGATCATTGCCTTCACAACGCCCGCAGCAGGGTCGGTCAGGCCACCGAAAAGCTGCGGTACGTCCGAGAGGTTCATGCGATGGGTGATCAGCGCATCCGGCACTTCGCCTGCACGCATGGCGGCCATCACATATTCGAAGTCTGAAATCGTGGCGTTACGGCTGCCGAGCAGTGTCGTCTCGCGCTTGTGGAATTCCGGATCGTTGAAGGTAATGTCGGATGCCACGATGGAAACCAGAACATAGGTGCCCGCATGGGCGACGAAGCCGAAGCCGCGCTCTATAGCCTTCGGGTTGCCGGTCGCATCAAATACGGCTTCGAAGAAATTGCCGTCGGTAATCTCGGAAAGCTCTTCCCGGTCACCATCGCCAAGCTGCACCAGCGAGGTGATGCCGAGGTGATCGCGCGCGAAATCCAGCCGATCCTGGCGGCTGTCGATCAGCGTCACATCCGAACCCTCCAGCTTTGCAAACAGAGCGACGGCGAGACCGATCGGACCCGCGCCCGCGATCAGCACCTTCTCGCCGCCGCGCAAGCCTGCACGCCGCACCGCATGCGCGCCGATGGCCAGAAACTCCACCATGGCGGCCTGATCCAGCGTCAGGCCATCGGCCTTGATCAGGAACTCCTCAGGCAGGCAGAGATACTCCGTCATCCCGCCATCCCGATGAACGCCCAGCACGCCGATATTGCGGCAGCAATTGGTGCGCCCCTTGCGGCAGGCATCACAGGTTCCGCAGGAAATGTAGGGGATGATCGATACCGTATCGCCGGTCTCGAAGCGGCTCCCCTCTGCCGGTTCCACGATTGTTGCGGCCAGTTCGTGTCCCATCACGCGCGGATACGAGAGATAGGGCTGATTGCCGGTAAAGATGTGCAGATCGGTGCCGCAGACGCCGACGCGACGAATGCGCACCAGTGCCTCGCCCGCAGCGGGAATGGGCTTGTCCCGTTCGATGGCGGACAGGCTTCCGGGGGTATCGCAGACGATGGTCAGCATGGTCTTATCCGTTCAGTCGATAGAAGGTGGAAGCATTGCCGCCAAAGACGGCCTGATGGTGCTCGACGGGCACAATATCCCGGCACTGATCATGCCAGCCTTGATAGTCACCTGCCAGACGCAAGACCGGCCAGTCACTTCCCCAGAAGGTGCGCTCAGGTCCAAATAGATCAAGAATGGTTTCCGCATAGGGCCGGATCGCCTGGGGCTTCTGGTCGCCTGCTTCCGTCAGCAAGCCGGACAGCTTGCAGGAGACGTTCGGAAGGTGGCTCAATGCCTCCATGCCCTTGCGCCACAGGCTAATCTTGCCCTCTGCGATATAGGGCTTGGCGCCATGGTCGATGACGATGCGAAGTTGCGAATGCTGTTTTGCAAATTCGTGGAAATGCGGCAGATGCGGCGGCAAGATGAGTGCATCAAAGGCGAGATCATGCTCGATCATGGTCTCTATTGCGGGTTCGACAGCAGAATCGCAGATCCACCTCAGATCGCTGATGCCCTGCAGCATGGGGCGCAGGCCTTTGAGCTTCGGATGCTTTGCAAACTTGCGAACGCGCTCTGCCGCATCCGGCGCTTTCAGATCAGTCCAGCCCACCACGCCCTTGATGAAGGCATGGTGATCTGCCAGATCCAGCATGTAGGCTGTATCGTCTTCGCTCTCACGCGTCTGGACCAGAATCGTGCCATCCACTTGGGCCGATTTCAGCAGCGGCTCGAGATCCGACGGTTCGAAATCGCGGAAGATTGGTTCCAGATCCGGCGTCGGCCATTCGCCTACGCGGTCCGCCATTCGCCAGAAATGCTGGTGCGCGTCAATCACCGGCATGCGCTCAGGCTCCATCACCCGGAACCGGGGCGCCCTCGGCGATAAGGCCGCGCTTCTTGAGGTTGGACCAGAAGGAGGCCGGGATGTCTTCCGCGAACCAGGCGGCATTGGCCTTCAACTGTTCGCCATTGCGCGCACCGGAAACAATGGTGAGTGAGGCCGGATGGGCCAGCGGAAATTGCAGGGCTGCGGCCTGCATGGTCACGCCTTCTTCCTCGCAGGCGGCCTGCAGCGAATCCACCCGCGCCAGCAGCTCCGGCGGTGCATCCGTATAATTGAATTTCCTGTTGCCCGCCAGAATGCCGGAATTGAAGGCACCGGCGATCACGATGCCGACGCCTTTTTTGGCGCAGTCATCCATGAAGGAAAGGCTTTGCTGCTCCAGCAGTGTGTATCTTCCCGCCAGCATGCAGATGTCGATGTCGGCCACCTGCATGGCATCGCGAATGATCTCCCATTCGTTGACGCCAAGGCCAATCGCGCGGGTTGAGCCTTCCTCGCGCAGCTTGCCAAGCGCCTTGAACCCGCCGCCTTCGGTCAACTGGTTCCAGTAATGCTGGTGCTTCTCATCATGGGTCACGGTGCCGATGTCGTGCACATAGAGAATGTCGGGTTTGAGAATGCCCAGCCGCTGCTGGCTTGCCTCGAAGGAGCGCATGACGCCGTCATAGGTATAGTCGAACACCGGGCGAAACGGCAGCGGTTCTGCATAGCCCTGTTCTTCCGGACCGACGCTCTCGTCCGGTACCATCACACGCCCGACCTTGGTGCTCACGACATAATCTTCGCGCGGAAGATCAGTCAGCATCGTTCCGAGCCGTCGTTCGGAACGGGTGAAGCCGTAAAACGGAGCCGTATCGAAGTAGCGCAGCCCTGCATCCCAGGATGCCGTGAAGGCGCTCTTGGATTCGTCATAGGATGTCACACGGTAGAGATTGCCCATCTGGGCACAGCCGAGGCCCATGCCAGTCAGGCTGACACCGGTACGTGCATGAATGTGTCGATCGGTAATGTTCATCCGAGGTCTTCCTCCGGCCCGACATGTCACATTTGCCAGGCATTCTCCCTTGGAGGCTAGTGGTACGCGCGCTGACGAAACTGGTCAAGCCAATTTCGAAATGCCTTCGGTCGCCACATGCAGGTTTGATGATAGATCTTGTAATTCAATGCATCTATGCCGGTCTTGCCAGTTTATTTTTCCATGCCTATGGTAAGGCCAAATCATCGAGAGCCGTCATGAACAGTATCCGGCCCGTCGAGCGACGGCTTTACCAGCAGGTAGCGGACCAGATCCGCGCCTTGATCCAGACGGGGCATTTCCGGCTGGGGCAGCGCTTGCCTGCGGAGCGGGAACTCGCTCAACAGTTGGGGGTTTCACGGCCGTCTCTTCGCGAGGCCCTGATTGCGCTTGAGATCGAAGGTGCCGTCGAGATCCGCATGGGGTCCGGCATCTATGTCAGCTCCAGCACCGAGCGCCGTAGCGTTTCAAGCTCAATCGGCGAAAGCCCGGTCGAGCTGATGGAGGCCCGGGCTATGGTCGAGAGCACGATCATTGTACAGGCCTGCGCGCGAATAACACTGGAGGGTTTGAAATCCGTTCGCCAGATTCTTGAAAGCATGCGCACCGATGTTGCCGAGGGGCGCAAGCCCGTTGAACTGGACCGTCAATTTCACCTCACTATCGCGCAGCAGGCTGGAAACGGTGTTTTGACGCGACTTGTCGGTGATCTCTTCGATGAGCGGCATAGCCCACTGGCAACACAATTGCGCGAGCATTTTGAGACGCCGGACACCTGGAGTCTGGCTCTTTCCGAGCACGAGGCGATTTTTGCCGCGCTCGAAGCCCGCGATCCGCTTCTGGCGCAGGTAGCCATGCACCGTCATCTGGAACAATCCAAACGCCGCTGGCTCGACAGTGAACCGCGTTAGAGCATCGGGCGAAAAAGTGGAATCCGGTTTTTCGCTAAACCGATGCGTCAACAAAAAATTTAGAGCGGCGGGCCGTTTCCGATTAGTCGCCCGACGCTCTAGCCGATTTCTTCAACGCATTTCCGGACGCAAAACCGATCGACACCTTTGCTGGAAATGCTCGCTGAACCAAGGACCTCCGGGGAGGAGGAAGACATCATGAGTGATACTGTTTCGCCTACTATTCTGCTCAACGAAATCGACGATGTGGCTGTAGCCCGCCGCGCCATTCCTGCCGGACAACCGACCGGTTATCGTGATCTCAACGCGCGCGAACTGATTGCTCGCGGCCACAAGGTTGCCATTCGGTCCATTCCCTCGGGTCATGAAGTGCGCAAATACGGCCAGATCATTGGTCTCGCCACGCAGGATATCGAAGCAGGATCGGCCGTTCACCTGCATAATCTCGCCATGCTGCCCTCCGAGCACGAGCATCAATTCTGCGTCGATATCGAGGAAAAGGGCATGGTGCCGTTGGAAGAGCGCCGCACCTTCATGGGCTATGATCGCGGCATCGGCGGCGCTGGCACGCGCAACTATATCGGCATCATCTCGTCGGTGAACTGTTCCGCCACCGTCTCGCGCTACATTGCCGATTACTTCAATCGCATGGGCGGGCTGGAAGGCTTCGAGAATGTGGATGGCGTCGTGGCGCTGACCCATGGCGGCGGCTGCGCGCTGAACAATAAATCGGAAGGGTATCGGCTGCTCATCCGCACCATTCAGGGCTATGCGCGCCACCCCAATTTCGGCGGCATCCTGATGATCGGTCTTGGCTGCGAGACGAACCAGATCGCGCCGATCCTCGAACATTACAAAATGGAGGAGGGGGATCGGCTGCGCACGATGACCATCCAGCAATATGGCGGTACAAAGAAGACCATCGATGCGGCCATCGCGATGATCAAGGAAATGCTTCCATCAGTGAATGCCGCGCAACGCACGCCGCAGCCGCTTTCCAAGCTGAAGCTGGCGCTGGAATGTGGTGGCTCCGACGGCTATTCCGGCATTTCGGCCAATCCGGCGCTGGGTTATGCTTCGGATCTCATCGTGCGCCATGGCGGGACCATCGTTCTGTCCGAAACGCCAGAGATTTATGGCGCCGAGCATCTTTTGACGCGCCGTGCGGTGACGCCCGCTGTTGCCCAGAAGCTGCTAGACCGGATCGACTGGTGGCGGGATTACACAGCCCGCAACGGTGATGAGCTGAACAATAATCCATCCCATGGCAACAAGCTCGGAGGCCTGACCACCATTCTGGAAAAGTCGCTCGGTGCCGTTGCCAAGGGGGGCTCCATGCCGCTGAAGGCGGTCTACGAGTTTGCCGAAACGGTCACTGAACCTGGATTCGTCTTCATGGATACGCCCGGTTACGATCCGGTTGCCGTGACGGGCCAAGTGGCGGGCGGCTGTAATGTCATCTGTTTCACCACGGGCCGCGGCTCGGTTTCCGGTTTCAAGCCTTCGCCTTGCATCAAGATTGCAACCAATACCGACATGTATGAGCATATGAAGGAGGATATGGATCTGAACTGCGGCGGTATCGTCACGGGGGACGAAACCATCGAACAATCCGGTGAACGCATCTTTGAACAAATCCTTGCCGTCGCATCTGGCCAGAAGACACTCAGCGAGATCTACGACTACGGCGACAATGAATTCGTGCCGTGGCAGGTCGGAGCTGTTACATAAGTCGTCACTAATATATTCGTAATCACTGTTGCAAACGCCATTGGTGCTTCCCACTTCTCTGTTCGCGGTCAAAGGGCCGCGGACGTTCTGGAGGCATCAAAAATGGCAGGTGCAGGTACGAAGGCTCAATTCGGTTTTTCGTCTGGGAATTCCCGGCGGGCTCATGCCACGGGCGCGCTGGACGCGGAAAAACTGCGCCGGATCGGGCGGCTTGTGCGCCTTGCCCGTGTCATGGATACGGCCATCCGCATCCCGGGTGTCGGCATTCGTTTTGGCGCCGACTCCATTCTCGGTCTTCTGCCCGTGGTGGGCGATGCGAGCGGTGCGCTGATCGGCGTCTTCATCATCAACGAGGCACGACGGCTTGGCCTGCCGAACGACAAGCTTCTGAAGATGGCGGGAAACATCGGCGCCGATGCAGTGCTCGGCAGCGTGCCGCTGCTGGGCGATGTCTTTGACGTCTACTTCAAGTCCCACCGCCGCAACGTGCAGATGATCCTCGATCATTTTGGCGTAAGCCGAGAGCAGGCGATGAGAGCGTCTCGCTGATCAATTCGACGTCAGCGATCCATACAGCACAATAAACAAGTAGAGGCTGAAGGCGCCAAGCGCGAAGATGATGAAGAAGGTAACGATACCGCGTCCTGCCCGCTGCTTTCGCACTGCTGCCGGGCGGCTGTCTTCGGGGTTCGTGATGGGATCGTTTTCGGGCTTCATGTTCATGGGCTCACCTCTCTTCAAAGAGAGCCAACAAGCAATGCCCGCTTGAGTTTCAGGCGGGCATTTTTCTGCGCCGCAGAAGGAAATAGACCGCACCCGCAGACATGGCAGCCAGGCTGTACCAGGTCAGCGCATAGACCAGATGGCTGTTGCGAAAATTCACGATCGTGAGCCCGCCCACTGGAAAGCCACCCGGATTGGGTGTCGCGTCCGCGTCAATGAAATAGGGAGCGACATTTGTGAGGCCGCGTGCCTTGGCGATCGCCTCCACGTCGCGGGAGTACCACCGGTCGGCTGACGGATCGTTGGCACGCAGAAAGCCGCCTTTCGGCTCGCTCAGCCGCAGGAGGCCTGTCACGGTAACAGGATTTTCATATTGCGCTTGCCCGCGGGCCGCAGGATCACGCTTCTCTTTCGGCACGAAGCCGCGATTGATGAGGACGATCCCCTGATCTGCTGTCTCAAGCGGTGTGACCACCCAGAAACCGGGGCCGAGTTCGGTCACGGCCTGAACGAGCGCTTCCTTGTCGTTCAAAAGGCGCCCCGTTGTCGTCACGCGCTTGTATTCGTCATTCGCCGCGCTGACACTCGTCGATGGGGGAGGGGCGGGAACCGGTTCCGCATGAACACGGGCATCGACGCGGGCAATCAGATCCAGCTTCCAGAACAGGCGTTGTACCTGCCAGGTGCCGAGGGCCAGAAAAACGAGAACGAGGCCCGCCATGATGGCCGCAAAGGCTGTATGGCGTTTTGCGGTCGTCGGGCGGGCCTCGGTCATGACGTTTTACTCTGCTGCAAAACCTGCCCGTCAGGGCATGTTCTTCATCATTTCAGGGTTCATCGGCATCATGTTCGTGTTCAGGTGGTGCATGACCCACATGGAGCCTGCCAGCATGATTACCACGATGATGATGGTGAAGATCATAGCCAGCATGGTCCACCCGCCTTCCGAACTGGTGTTCATGTGCAGGAAGTAGATCATGTGGACGACCATCTGAATGCCGCCGAAAATGATGATGATGCCAACGGTCAGCGCGCGGCTTTCCAGCACATCGCCCATGACCAGCCAGAATGGAATGGCGGTCAGGATGACAGACAGGATGAAGCCGGTCATGTAGCTCTTGAAGCTGCCATGAGCCGCCTCGTGACCGTGGCTGTGAGCATGATGCGTGTTATGGGCGCTCTCATGCGCCGGTGCGTGAGGGTGCGAACTCATCCGAGCACTCCAACCAGGTAAACGAGGGAGAAGACGCCGATCCAGATCACGTCAAGGAAGTGCCAGAACATGGACAGGCACATCAGACGGCGGCGGTTTTCTTCGATGAGGCCGAATTTCGCGACCTGCACCATCAGTGTAACGAGCCAGATGCAGCCGAAGGTGACGTGCAGACCGTGGGTTCCGACCAGCGTGAAGAACGCAGACAGGAAGGCCGAGCGCTGCGGTGTCGCGCCTTCATGGATCAGGTGATAGAACTCATAGAGCTCGATCCCCAGGAAGGCGAGGCCGAAGAGGCCGGTGATACCCAGCCACATCAGGGTGCCGCTCTTGTCACCCTTTTCCATCCGCAACATGGCAAAGCCGTAGGTGATGGAGGAGAAGAGCAGCATGGCGGTGTTGATAGCCACCAGCTTGAGATCGAAGAGATCGGCTGGAGATGGTCCGGCCGCATAATTGCGGCCGAGGACGGCGTAGGTTGCAAAGAGCACTGCGAACATCAGGCAGTCGCTCATCAGGTAGATCCAGAAGCCCAGATTGGTGCTGTTTTCCGGATGATGTTCTTCCGTCAGGTAGAAGACGGGCTTTTCGGACGTCGCCGCTTGTGTGTTGCTCATGGTGATCAGGCCTGTTCCGCAAGCTGCTTGGTCCGGGCGTTCTCCGTCGCAACGACGGTTTCAGCCTGAATGTAGTAGTCACGCTTGTAGTTGAAGGTATGTGCGATCGACACCACCAGGATGGCGAGGAACGACAGGGCTGCGAGCCACCACATGTACCAGATCAATCCGAAGGCCAGCGTGACGCTGAACGCCGAGAGGATGACACCTGTTCCGGTGTTCTTTGGCATGTGGATCGGCTTGAAACCTTCCAGCGGACGCACATAGCCGCGGTTCTTCATGTCATACCAGCCGTCATGATCGTAAACGACGGGCGTGAAGGCGAAGTTGTATTCCGGCGGCGGCGAGGACGTGGACCACTCCAGCGTACGGCCATTCCACGGATCGCCCGTCGTATCCCGCAACTGTTCGCGCTTGAAGAAGCTGACGACAAGCTGGATTACGAAGGAAGCGATACCAAGCGCGATTAGGAAGGCACCAAAGGCTGCGATGATGAACCAGATCTGCAGAGACGGATCCTCGAAGTGGTTGACGCGGCGCGTAACACCCATCAGGCCGAGAACGTACAGCGGCATGAAGGCGAAGTAGAAGCCGGTCAGCCAGAACCAGAAGGACATCTTGCCCCAGAACGGATCGAGACGGTAGCCGAAGGCCTTCGGGTACCAGAAGTTGATACCCGCCAGCAGGCCAAACACCACGCCGCCGATGATCACGTTATGGAAGTGCGCGATCAGGAACAGCGAGTTGTGGAGGACGAAGTCGGCCGGAGGAATGGCCAGCATGACGCCGGTCATGCCACCGATGACGAAGGTCACCATGAAGCCGATCGTCCAGTACATCGGCACTTCGTAGCGAATACGGCCGCGATACATGGTGAAGAGCCAGTTGAAGATCTTCGCGCCGGTCGGGATCGAGATGATCATCGTCGTGATGCCGAAGAAGGCATTGACGCTTGCGCCCGAACCCATGGTGAAGAAGTGGTGCAGCCAGACGATATAGGACAGGATCGTGATGACGACCGTGGCGTAAACCATCGAGGCGTAACCGAAGAGGCGCTTGCCGGAGAAGGTGGAAACGATTTCCGAGAAGATACCGAAGGCCGGCAGGATGAGAATGTAGACTTCCGGATGGCCCCAGATCCAGATGAGGTTTACATACATCATCGGATTGCCGCCCAGATCGTTAGTGAAGAAGTTCGTGCCAACGTAGCGGTCAAGGGTCAGGAGGACGAGTGTTGCCGTCAGGATCGGGAAGGATGCCACGATCAGAACGTTCGTGCAGAGCGATGTCCAGGTGAAGATCGGCATCTTCATCATGGTCATGCCGGGCGCACGCATCTTCACGATCGTTGCGATGAGGTTGATACCGGAAAGCGTCGTTCCGACACCGGCGACCTGCAGGCCCCAGATGTAGTAGTCGACGCCGACCCCCGGTGAGTAGTCTGCACCCGACAGCGGCGGGTAGGCCAGCCAGCCTGTACGGGCGAATTCACCGACGAAGAGCGACATCATGATGATGACAGCACCTGCCGTGGTCATCC
The window above is part of the Rhizobium rhizoryzae genome. Proteins encoded here:
- the cyoC gene encoding cytochrome o ubiquinol oxidase subunit III; translated protein: MSNTQAATSEKPVFYLTEEHHPENSTNLGFWIYLMSDCLMFAVLFATYAVLGRNYAAGPSPADLFDLKLVAINTAMLLFSSITYGFAMLRMEKGDKSGTLMWLGITGLFGLAFLGIELYEFYHLIHEGATPQRSAFLSAFFTLVGTHGLHVTFGCIWLVTLMVQVAKFGLIEENRRRLMCLSMFWHFLDVIWIGVFSLVYLVGVLG
- the cyoB gene encoding cytochrome o ubiquinol oxidase subunit I, with the protein product MFTNTNLMEFIFGRLSWDSLAFTHEPILLVTFIAVILGGAAVVGAITYFRLWGYLWNDWFTSVDHKKIGIMYVILSLVMLMRGFADALMMRTQQAIAFGENQGYLPPHHYDQIFTAHGVIMIFFFAMPLVTGIMNYVVPLQIGARDVSFPFLNNFSFWMTTAGAVIIMMSLFVGEFARTGWLAYPPLSGADYSPGVGVDYYIWGLQVAGVGTTLSGINLIATIVKMRAPGMTMMKMPIFTWTSLCTNVLIVASFPILTATLVLLTLDRYVGTNFFTNDLGGNPMMYVNLIWIWGHPEVYILILPAFGIFSEIVSTFSGKRLFGYASMVYATVVITILSYIVWLHHFFTMGSGASVNAFFGITTMIISIPTGAKIFNWLFTMYRGRIRYEVPMYWTIGFMVTFVIGGMTGVMLAIPPADFVLHNSLFLIAHFHNVIIGGVVFGLLAGINFWYPKAFGYRLDPFWGKMSFWFWLTGFYFAFMPLYVLGLMGVTRRVNHFEDPSLQIWFIIAAFGAFLIALGIASFVIQLVVSFFKREQLRDTTGDPWNGRTLEWSTSSPPPEYNFAFTPVVYDHDGWYDMKNRGYVRPLEGFKPIHMPKNTGTGVILSAFSVTLAFGLIWYMWWLAALSFLAILVVSIAHTFNYKRDYYIQAETVVATENARTKQLAEQA